The following coding sequences are from one Frigoribacterium sp. Leaf415 window:
- a CDS encoding polyprenol monophosphomannose synthase → MNDALVIIPTFNERENLDWIVGRTLASGASVDVLVVDDGSPDGTGELADAYADRDPRVHVMHRTEKAGLGAAYLAGFAWGLERGYDALVEMDADGSHHPEYLPGMLELLRENDLVLGSRWVPGGAVENWPLRRELLSRGGSWYTRGALGIRVADTTGGFRVFRSSALRRIDLDRVESRGYCFQVDLLWRALQAGLRVVETPITFTERIHGASKMSGSIVRESLTKVTLWGLRRRSRAVVELVVRHRRLPSVRATSHRVGPVRGDVSTR, encoded by the coding sequence ATGAACGACGCCCTCGTCATCATCCCGACCTTCAACGAGCGCGAGAACCTCGACTGGATCGTGGGGCGCACCCTCGCCTCCGGTGCCTCGGTCGACGTGCTCGTCGTCGACGACGGCTCGCCCGACGGCACCGGGGAGCTGGCCGACGCCTACGCCGACCGCGACCCCCGTGTGCACGTGATGCACCGCACCGAGAAGGCCGGCCTCGGCGCCGCCTACCTCGCCGGCTTCGCCTGGGGACTCGAGCGCGGCTACGACGCCCTCGTCGAGATGGACGCCGACGGCTCGCACCACCCCGAGTACCTGCCCGGCATGCTCGAGCTGCTGCGCGAGAACGATCTCGTGCTCGGCTCGCGGTGGGTGCCCGGCGGCGCCGTCGAGAACTGGCCGCTGCGTCGGGAGCTGCTCAGCCGCGGCGGCAGCTGGTACACGCGCGGCGCCCTGGGAATCCGGGTGGCCGACACGACCGGCGGCTTCCGGGTGTTCCGGTCGTCGGCGCTGCGCCGCATCGACCTCGACCGGGTCGAGTCGCGCGGCTACTGCTTCCAGGTCGACCTGCTCTGGCGCGCGCTGCAGGCGGGCCTGCGGGTCGTCGAGACCCCGATCACGTTCACCGAGCGCATCCACGGCGCGTCGAAGATGAGCGGCTCGATCGTCCGGGAGTCGCTGACCAAGGTGACCCTGTGGGGTCTGCGTCGCCGGTCCCGCGCCGTCGTCGAGCTGGTCGTGCGACACCGTCGCCTGCCGAGCGTCCGCGCCACCTCGCACCGGGTCGGGCCCGTCCGCGGCGACGTGTCGACGCGCTAG
- a CDS encoding class F sortase, with amino-acid sequence MLTSGGGRMSLATFVAGHRAGALAVGAALVLVAGGVTAAAVADRPDDTGTSVAASPSATATPDPASGAAGAFQDPAAPSYTAPPADATPVRVQIPSIGVDSGLEDLGLGAQGELDPPKEWQSAGWYQDGVVPGAVGPAVIAGHVDSGSGPAVFVDLAKLVPGDEVQVTLSTGSVETFRVTGSERTPKATFPTSDVYGASPTPGLRLITCDGTFDRSTGHYVDNLIVFADLVTS; translated from the coding sequence GTGCTCACCTCTGGCGGTGGCCGGATGAGCCTCGCGACCTTCGTGGCCGGCCATCGCGCCGGCGCCCTCGCCGTCGGTGCCGCCCTGGTGCTCGTCGCCGGCGGGGTGACCGCGGCCGCCGTCGCCGACCGGCCCGACGACACGGGCACCTCGGTCGCGGCCTCGCCGTCGGCCACCGCGACGCCGGACCCCGCGAGCGGCGCCGCCGGGGCCTTCCAGGACCCTGCCGCCCCGTCGTACACTGCGCCGCCGGCGGACGCGACGCCCGTCCGCGTGCAGATCCCGTCGATCGGCGTCGACTCCGGACTCGAGGACCTCGGGCTCGGGGCCCAGGGCGAGCTCGACCCGCCGAAGGAGTGGCAGTCGGCCGGCTGGTACCAGGACGGCGTCGTCCCCGGAGCGGTCGGACCGGCCGTCATCGCCGGGCACGTCGACTCGGGCTCGGGCCCAGCGGTCTTCGTCGACCTGGCGAAGCTCGTGCCCGGCGACGAGGTGCAGGTCACGCTGTCCACCGGCTCGGTCGAGACCTTCCGCGTCACCGGCAGCGAGCGCACCCCGAAGGCGACGTTCCCGACCAGCGACGTCTACGGCGCGAGCCCGACGCCCGGGCTGCGGCTCATCACCTGCGACGGCACGTTCGACCGGTCCACCGGGCACTACGTCGACAACCTGATCGTGTTCGCGGACCTCGTGACCTCGTGA